One stretch of Arachis hypogaea cultivar Tifrunner chromosome 20, arahy.Tifrunner.gnm2.J5K5, whole genome shotgun sequence DNA includes these proteins:
- the LOC112785109 gene encoding valine--tRNA ligase, mitochondrial 1 isoform X2 codes for MDNSSQNNKEQVIEDPEKKKKKEEKAREKQLKKEKFLQKQAQQQAQQSNAPKKSEKKAARRGAEDENPEDFIDPETTSGDKKRMSRQMAKQYSPTAVEKSWYEWWEKSKYFVADSSSSKPPFVIVLPPPNVTGALHIGHALTAAIEDTMIRWRRMSGYNALWVPGMDHAGIATQVVVEKKIMRERKLTRHDLGREKFVSEVWEWKDKYGGTILQQLRRLGASLDWTRECFTMDDQRSKAVTEAFVMLYKQGLIYRDLRLVNWDCVLRTAISDIEVDYIDIKERTLLKVPGYDKPVEFGVLTKFAYPLEGNLGEIIVATTRIETMLGDTAIAVHPDDQRYSQFHGKCVIHPFSGRKLPIVCDAILVDPAFGTGAVKITPAHDPNDFEVGKRHNLEFINVFTDDGKINSNGGSEFLGMPRFKAREAIAEALQKKGLYRGSENNEMRLGVCSRSNDVIEPMIKPQWYVSCGDMAKEGLNAAVDEENIKLEIVPKQYLADWKRWLENIRDWCISRQLWWGHQIPAWYVTLEDDQLKEFGVYNDHWVVARNEEEAQAEASQRYSGKKFHLIRDPDVLDTWFSSGLFPLSVLGWPDDTKDLKTFYPTSVLETGHDILFFWVARMVMLGMKLGGDVPFRQIYLHPMIRDAHGRKMSKSLGNVIDPIEVINGISLEGLHKRLEGGNLDPKELAVAIEGQKKDFPNGIEECGADALRFALVSYTAQSDKINLDIQRVVGYRQWCNKLWNAIRFAMSKLGDDYIPPANLGPDVLPFSCQWILSVLNKTITKTIKSLESFEFSHATTAVYSWWQYQLCDVFIEVIKPYFAGNDPKFASERRHAQDTLWFCLDNGLRLLHPFMPFVTEELWQRLPSPKECKRADSIMICPYPSPTEGWNNETVENDMDLVESTVKSLRSLAKESRDRRPAFVLCLTRAVEEIISSRQLEIVTLANLSSLTVINENDAVPSGYANTVVNETLSVYLELQGTNSAEAEQGKMKKIEELKKQIEKLEKIMSAPGYEEKVLPQVRAKNQEKLDSLKERLLLEETAGLNIASK; via the exons ATGGACAATTCCTCGCAGAACAACAAGGAGCAAGTAATCGAAgatccagagaagaagaagaagaaggaggagaag GCAAGAGAAAAGCaattgaagaaagagaaattCCTCCAAAAGCAAGCTCAG CAACAAGCTCAGCAATCCAATGCCCCAAAAAAGAGTGAAAAGAAAGCTGCCAGACGTGGCGCGGAGGATGAGAATCCTGAAGACTTCATTGATCCTGAGACCACTTCTGGTGACAAGAAACGTATGTCTCGTCAAATGGCAAAGCAGTACAGTCCAACTGCCGTCGAGAAATC GTGGTATGAGTGGTGGGAGAAATCAAAGTATTTTGTGGCAGACTCAAGCAGCTCCAAACCACCTTTTGTTATT GTTTTACCCCCACCAAATGTGACTGGAGCTCTTCACATTGGTCATGCTCTAACAGCTGCAATTGAG GACACCATGATTCGTTGGCGAAGGATGTCTGGATACAATGCTTTGTGGGTGCCTGGGATGGACCATGCTGGGATTGCCACACAG GTGGTTGTGGAGAAAAAGATAATGCGTGAACGAAAACTAACAAGGCATGATCTGGGCCGTGAGAAATTCGTTTCTGAG GTGTGGGAGTGGAAAGACAAGTATGGAGGCACAATATTACAACAGTTACGTCGATTAGGAGCCTCTCTAGATTGGACACGTGAG TGCTTCACAATGGATGATCAAAGATCTAAAGCTGTGACAGAGGCATTTGTGATGCTTTACAAGCAAGGCCTTATTTATAG GGACCTTCGTTTGGTGAACTGGGATTGTGTATTACGAACTGCTATATCTGATATTGAG GTGGATTATATTGATATAAAAGAAAGGACCCTGCTAAAGGTCCCCGGGTATGACAAACCAGTAGAATTTGGAGTTCTAACCAAATTTGCATATCCCTTGGAAGGGAACCTAGGTGAAATTATTGTTGCCACAACTAGGATTGAAACCATGCTTGGTGACACTGCTATTGCCGTGCATCCTGATGATCAAAGATACAGCCAATTTCATGGAAAATGTGTTATTCATCCGTTCAGTGGAAGAAAACTTCCTATAGTTTGTGATGCTATTCTTGTTGATCCGGCATTCGGTACAGGTGCTGTCAAG ATCACACCTGCCCATGATCCAAATGATTTTGAGGTGGGAAAACGTCACAACCTTGAATTCATTAATGTTTTCACTGATGATGGAAAAATAAATTCCAATGGTGGCTCTGAATTTTTGGGCATGCCACGATTTAAAGCTCGAGAAGCAATAGCAGAAGCATTACAAAAGAAG GGACTTTATAGGGGTTCTGAAAACAATGAAATGCGCCTTGGTGTATGTTCAAGAAGCAATGATGTTATTGAGCCTATGATAAAGCCCCAGTGGTATGTTAGTTGTGGAGATATGGCAAAGGAAGGTCTTAATGCTGCTGTGGATGAGGAAAACATAAAGCTAGAAATTGTTCCAAAACAATATTTGGCTGATTGGAAGAG ATGGCTAGAAAACATACGCGATTGGTGCATTTCACGGCAGTTGTGGTGGGGTCACCAAATACCTGCATGGTATGTCACTTTGGAAGATGACCAACTGAAGGAGTTTGGTGTTTACAATGATCATTGGGTAGTGGCAAGAAATGAGGAGGAGGCCCAAGCTGAGGCTAGCCAAAGGTATAGTGGAAAGAAGTTCCATTTGATCCGCGACCCCGACGTTCTTGATACATGGTTTTCTTCTGGTCTGTTCCCATTATCTGTGTTGGGCTGGCCTGATGACACAAAAGACCTAAAGACATTCTATCCAACTTCTGTTTTGGAAACTGGTCATGATATCTTATTCTTCTGGGTTGCACGTATGGTGATGTTAGGAATGAAGTTGGGCGGTGATGTGCCTTTTAGACAG ATTTATTTACATCCCATGATTCGTGATGCACATGGCCGCAAAATGTCCAAGTCATTAGGAAATGTTATTGATCCGATCGAAGTGATAAATGGGATATCGCTGGAAGGTCTACATAAGAGGTTAGAGGGTGGTAACCTAGACCCCAAAGAACTAGCTGTTGCAATAGAGGGTCAGAAGAAGGACTTTCCAAATGGCATTGAGGAATGTGGTGCAGATGCTCTCCGTTTTGCACTGGTTTCATACACAGCTCAG tCTGATAAAATCAACCTTGATATTCAAAGGGTGGTTGGGTATCGTCAATGGTGTAATAAATTGTGGAATGCTATACGATTTGCCATGAGCAAGCTTGGAGATGATTATATTCCTCCTGCAAATTTGGGTCCAGATGTTCTTCCATTTAGCTGCCAGTGGATTCTCTCGGTGTTAAAcaaaaccataactaaaacaataaagtCTCTAGAATCATTTGAGTTCTCACATGCTACCACTGCTGTGTATTCTTGGTGGCAGTATCAATTGTGTGATGTCTTTATTGAAGTGATTAAACCTTACTTTGCTGGTAATGATCCCAAGTTTGCGTCTGAAAGACGCCATGCACAGGATACCTTGTGGTTCTGTCTTGATAATGGCCTTCGATTGCTTCATCCATTTATGCCGTTTGTTACGGAAGAATTGTGGCAGCGGCTTCCTTCACCCAAGGAATGTAAAAGAGCAGATTCTATCATGATATGTCCTTATCCATCACCTACAGAG GGCTGGAATAATGAAACAGTGGAGAATGATATGGATCTTGTCGAGTCGACGGTTAAATCTCTCAGGTCACTTGCAAAAGAGAGTCGCGATAG gcGACCGGCTTTTGTTCTTTGCTTAACACGGGCGGTTGAGGAGATTATATCAAGCCGTCAACTGGAGATTGTAACGCTAGCAAATCTGTCCTCTTTAACC GTGATCAATGAAAACGATGCTGTTCCATCCGGGTACGCAAATACAGTTGTAAACGAAACCCTTTCTGTTTACTTAGAGCTTCAAGGGACAAATTCTGCAGAAGCAGAGCAAGGAAAGATGAAGAAGATAGAGGAGCTTAAGAA GCAAATTGAAAAACTAGAGAAGATTATGAGTGCTCCAGGTTATGAAGAGAAGGTTTTGCCTCAAGTCAGAGCTAAGAACCAGGAGAAGCTCGACTCGCTAAAGGAGCGGCTGCTGCTCGAGGAAACGGCTGGACTTAATATAGCTTCAAAATAG
- the LOC112785109 gene encoding valine--tRNA ligase, mitochondrial 1 isoform X1 yields MDNSSQNNKEQVIEDPEKKKKKEEKAREKQLKKEKFLQKQAQQQQAQQSNAPKKSEKKAARRGAEDENPEDFIDPETTSGDKKRMSRQMAKQYSPTAVEKSWYEWWEKSKYFVADSSSSKPPFVIVLPPPNVTGALHIGHALTAAIEDTMIRWRRMSGYNALWVPGMDHAGIATQVVVEKKIMRERKLTRHDLGREKFVSEVWEWKDKYGGTILQQLRRLGASLDWTRECFTMDDQRSKAVTEAFVMLYKQGLIYRDLRLVNWDCVLRTAISDIEVDYIDIKERTLLKVPGYDKPVEFGVLTKFAYPLEGNLGEIIVATTRIETMLGDTAIAVHPDDQRYSQFHGKCVIHPFSGRKLPIVCDAILVDPAFGTGAVKITPAHDPNDFEVGKRHNLEFINVFTDDGKINSNGGSEFLGMPRFKAREAIAEALQKKGLYRGSENNEMRLGVCSRSNDVIEPMIKPQWYVSCGDMAKEGLNAAVDEENIKLEIVPKQYLADWKRWLENIRDWCISRQLWWGHQIPAWYVTLEDDQLKEFGVYNDHWVVARNEEEAQAEASQRYSGKKFHLIRDPDVLDTWFSSGLFPLSVLGWPDDTKDLKTFYPTSVLETGHDILFFWVARMVMLGMKLGGDVPFRQIYLHPMIRDAHGRKMSKSLGNVIDPIEVINGISLEGLHKRLEGGNLDPKELAVAIEGQKKDFPNGIEECGADALRFALVSYTAQSDKINLDIQRVVGYRQWCNKLWNAIRFAMSKLGDDYIPPANLGPDVLPFSCQWILSVLNKTITKTIKSLESFEFSHATTAVYSWWQYQLCDVFIEVIKPYFAGNDPKFASERRHAQDTLWFCLDNGLRLLHPFMPFVTEELWQRLPSPKECKRADSIMICPYPSPTEGWNNETVENDMDLVESTVKSLRSLAKESRDRRPAFVLCLTRAVEEIISSRQLEIVTLANLSSLTVINENDAVPSGYANTVVNETLSVYLELQGTNSAEAEQGKMKKIEELKKQIEKLEKIMSAPGYEEKVLPQVRAKNQEKLDSLKERLLLEETAGLNIASK; encoded by the exons ATGGACAATTCCTCGCAGAACAACAAGGAGCAAGTAATCGAAgatccagagaagaagaagaagaaggaggagaag GCAAGAGAAAAGCaattgaagaaagagaaattCCTCCAAAAGCAAGCTCAG CAGCAACAAGCTCAGCAATCCAATGCCCCAAAAAAGAGTGAAAAGAAAGCTGCCAGACGTGGCGCGGAGGATGAGAATCCTGAAGACTTCATTGATCCTGAGACCACTTCTGGTGACAAGAAACGTATGTCTCGTCAAATGGCAAAGCAGTACAGTCCAACTGCCGTCGAGAAATC GTGGTATGAGTGGTGGGAGAAATCAAAGTATTTTGTGGCAGACTCAAGCAGCTCCAAACCACCTTTTGTTATT GTTTTACCCCCACCAAATGTGACTGGAGCTCTTCACATTGGTCATGCTCTAACAGCTGCAATTGAG GACACCATGATTCGTTGGCGAAGGATGTCTGGATACAATGCTTTGTGGGTGCCTGGGATGGACCATGCTGGGATTGCCACACAG GTGGTTGTGGAGAAAAAGATAATGCGTGAACGAAAACTAACAAGGCATGATCTGGGCCGTGAGAAATTCGTTTCTGAG GTGTGGGAGTGGAAAGACAAGTATGGAGGCACAATATTACAACAGTTACGTCGATTAGGAGCCTCTCTAGATTGGACACGTGAG TGCTTCACAATGGATGATCAAAGATCTAAAGCTGTGACAGAGGCATTTGTGATGCTTTACAAGCAAGGCCTTATTTATAG GGACCTTCGTTTGGTGAACTGGGATTGTGTATTACGAACTGCTATATCTGATATTGAG GTGGATTATATTGATATAAAAGAAAGGACCCTGCTAAAGGTCCCCGGGTATGACAAACCAGTAGAATTTGGAGTTCTAACCAAATTTGCATATCCCTTGGAAGGGAACCTAGGTGAAATTATTGTTGCCACAACTAGGATTGAAACCATGCTTGGTGACACTGCTATTGCCGTGCATCCTGATGATCAAAGATACAGCCAATTTCATGGAAAATGTGTTATTCATCCGTTCAGTGGAAGAAAACTTCCTATAGTTTGTGATGCTATTCTTGTTGATCCGGCATTCGGTACAGGTGCTGTCAAG ATCACACCTGCCCATGATCCAAATGATTTTGAGGTGGGAAAACGTCACAACCTTGAATTCATTAATGTTTTCACTGATGATGGAAAAATAAATTCCAATGGTGGCTCTGAATTTTTGGGCATGCCACGATTTAAAGCTCGAGAAGCAATAGCAGAAGCATTACAAAAGAAG GGACTTTATAGGGGTTCTGAAAACAATGAAATGCGCCTTGGTGTATGTTCAAGAAGCAATGATGTTATTGAGCCTATGATAAAGCCCCAGTGGTATGTTAGTTGTGGAGATATGGCAAAGGAAGGTCTTAATGCTGCTGTGGATGAGGAAAACATAAAGCTAGAAATTGTTCCAAAACAATATTTGGCTGATTGGAAGAG ATGGCTAGAAAACATACGCGATTGGTGCATTTCACGGCAGTTGTGGTGGGGTCACCAAATACCTGCATGGTATGTCACTTTGGAAGATGACCAACTGAAGGAGTTTGGTGTTTACAATGATCATTGGGTAGTGGCAAGAAATGAGGAGGAGGCCCAAGCTGAGGCTAGCCAAAGGTATAGTGGAAAGAAGTTCCATTTGATCCGCGACCCCGACGTTCTTGATACATGGTTTTCTTCTGGTCTGTTCCCATTATCTGTGTTGGGCTGGCCTGATGACACAAAAGACCTAAAGACATTCTATCCAACTTCTGTTTTGGAAACTGGTCATGATATCTTATTCTTCTGGGTTGCACGTATGGTGATGTTAGGAATGAAGTTGGGCGGTGATGTGCCTTTTAGACAG ATTTATTTACATCCCATGATTCGTGATGCACATGGCCGCAAAATGTCCAAGTCATTAGGAAATGTTATTGATCCGATCGAAGTGATAAATGGGATATCGCTGGAAGGTCTACATAAGAGGTTAGAGGGTGGTAACCTAGACCCCAAAGAACTAGCTGTTGCAATAGAGGGTCAGAAGAAGGACTTTCCAAATGGCATTGAGGAATGTGGTGCAGATGCTCTCCGTTTTGCACTGGTTTCATACACAGCTCAG tCTGATAAAATCAACCTTGATATTCAAAGGGTGGTTGGGTATCGTCAATGGTGTAATAAATTGTGGAATGCTATACGATTTGCCATGAGCAAGCTTGGAGATGATTATATTCCTCCTGCAAATTTGGGTCCAGATGTTCTTCCATTTAGCTGCCAGTGGATTCTCTCGGTGTTAAAcaaaaccataactaaaacaataaagtCTCTAGAATCATTTGAGTTCTCACATGCTACCACTGCTGTGTATTCTTGGTGGCAGTATCAATTGTGTGATGTCTTTATTGAAGTGATTAAACCTTACTTTGCTGGTAATGATCCCAAGTTTGCGTCTGAAAGACGCCATGCACAGGATACCTTGTGGTTCTGTCTTGATAATGGCCTTCGATTGCTTCATCCATTTATGCCGTTTGTTACGGAAGAATTGTGGCAGCGGCTTCCTTCACCCAAGGAATGTAAAAGAGCAGATTCTATCATGATATGTCCTTATCCATCACCTACAGAG GGCTGGAATAATGAAACAGTGGAGAATGATATGGATCTTGTCGAGTCGACGGTTAAATCTCTCAGGTCACTTGCAAAAGAGAGTCGCGATAG gcGACCGGCTTTTGTTCTTTGCTTAACACGGGCGGTTGAGGAGATTATATCAAGCCGTCAACTGGAGATTGTAACGCTAGCAAATCTGTCCTCTTTAACC GTGATCAATGAAAACGATGCTGTTCCATCCGGGTACGCAAATACAGTTGTAAACGAAACCCTTTCTGTTTACTTAGAGCTTCAAGGGACAAATTCTGCAGAAGCAGAGCAAGGAAAGATGAAGAAGATAGAGGAGCTTAAGAA GCAAATTGAAAAACTAGAGAAGATTATGAGTGCTCCAGGTTATGAAGAGAAGGTTTTGCCTCAAGTCAGAGCTAAGAACCAGGAGAAGCTCGACTCGCTAAAGGAGCGGCTGCTGCTCGAGGAAACGGCTGGACTTAATATAGCTTCAAAATAG
- the LOC112783865 gene encoding COBRA-like protein 1: MFMVLVVHLQLSCVLLNFILLLILVVLCTLSDCYDPLDPNGNISITFDIYQRTQDGYLARVTLENYYQYRHVDKPGWQLGWQWANDEVIWSIKGAVATDQGNCSSYTSQLPHSCKKDPLIVDLPADVSPESRSEHCCNGGILSARAIDPFSSLTLFELEVRNLGQYPLGQAPNNLTLLAPGPGYTCSPLLQTDPTVISSFNGQRQVPALRTWKSACTYSNFMANKSPICCVSLSTFYNPMITPCPDCSCGCSEADKASKSCISLGNPLSEENIIACTKHMCPIRVHWHVKNNYVTHWRVKLTISNYNYRSNYSNWNVLLQHPAFSQNATSYSFNTAKLPLDFQDGVSLFWGIDYYNTELVHSDKDQQGFVSTEILLEKDPKSFTLSNGWAFPRRVYFNGENCEMPLPDTFPMLPNHTNTLRPPNILLLIISLFCFWTQASFHFQ, from the exons ATGTTCATGGTACTAGTTGTTCATCTTCAACTTTCCTGTGTACTACTCAACTTCATCCTATTACTAATATTGGTTGTCCTCTGCACTTTATCAG ATTGCTACGACCCCTTGGATCCAAATGGCAACATTTCAATTACTTTTGACATTTACCAACGCACACAAGATGGATATTTG GCAAGGGTGACACTTGAGAACTACTACCAGTACCGGCATGTAGACAAACCAGGTTGGCAACTTGGATGGCAATGGGCTAATGATGAAGTTATATGGTCAATAAAGGGTGCGGTTGCAACAGATCAAGGCAACTGCTCTTCTTACACATCTCAGTTACCACATTCTTGCAAGAAAGATCCTCTCATAGTTGATCTTCCGGCCGATGTGTCGCCGGAGAGCAGGTCAGAACACTGCTGCAACGGCGGCATCCTCTCGGCTCGAGCCATCGATCCTTTCAGCTCATTGACTTTGTTTGAGCTTGAAGTACGCAACTTGGGGCAATACCCTCTTGGACAAGCACCTAATAATCTCACACTCTTAGCCCCTGGTCCTGGCTATACTTGTTCCCCTCTTCTTCAGACTGATCCCACTGTCATCTCCTCTTTTAATGGACAAAGACAAGTTCCTGCTCTCA GAACGTGGAAGTCAGCATGTACATACTCCAACTTTATGGCAAATAAGTCACCAATATGCTGTGTATCGCTCTCAACATTTTACAACCCTATGATCACACCATGCCCTGATTGCAGCTGTGGATGCAGCGAAGCAGACAAAGCTTCCAAGTCTTGCATAAGTTTGGGTAATCCCTTATCAGAGGAGAACATAATAGCATGCACTAAGCACATGTGCCCAATTCGAGTTCATTGGCATGTTAAGAACAACTATGTAACTCACTGGAGGGTGAAGCTTACCATTTCTAACTACAATTATAGGAGCAACTACTCTAACTGGAATGTGCTTCTCCAACATCCTGCCTTCTCCCAGAATGCAACTTCTTATAGTTTCAACACTGCCAAACTTCCCCTTGACTTTCAAG ATGGAGTTTCTCTGTTTTGGGGGATTGATTATTACAACACCGAACTAGTGCATTCGGATAAGGATCAACAAGGTTTTGTGTCAACAGAGATACTATTAGAGAAAGATCCAAAATCTTTTACATTGAGTAATGGATGGGCTTTTCCTAGGAGGGTCTATTTCAATGGAGAGAACTGTGAAATGCCCTTACCTGACACATTTCCTATGCTTCCAAATCATACCAACACTTTGAGACCTCCCAATATTCTTTTACTCATCATCTCTTTATTCTGTTTCTGGACCCAAGCTTCCTTTCATTTTCAATAG